AAACAGGATCTTTTTCTTCATTATTCCAGATACCTCGCAAAGGGTTCAAAGTATTTTTCCAGAGCAGCCCTTTGAGCCGGTGAAAGCTCCGGACATTGCTCTATCCTACGCCCACCTTCCCCAAGCTGGACAGCAAAGACCATGCAAGTTGGGAGTCCACACTTTTTGCAGTTAGTTTTGGGAAGATATTTAATAATTTCAACTATATTTGGCTTCTTCATCCCCTCAAATTTAGGCTGAATCTCATGACGACGTTCCCATATATCGTTTATCTGCCCTTTTAACCACTCAAGGATCTTATCAGCTTCATTTTCATCATTCAAAGCGTTTACAGCGATAGCCCTGGGATGGATGGTTATAAGCTTACCATGATGTTTAAAGGTAACCGAAGGTGGATCTACAGTATATTGATACCCTCCTAGTTCTGAGTTGAGATAGGGAATAACTTCTCCAATGTCCTGATCTAGATGAGCAATACAATGGAGCGACTGAAAACGGGGGTTACATTCAGGGAGAAAAATCTCTTTCCTGTAGCTTTTAAGCAACATGTTTTCACCCCCCTGCTTTACTTTATAGCAATACATCTATATTATCATTTACGAAGGTTTTTGGGTCAACAGAAAAGTGCGGACAGATAGTAGATCAATAAAACCATCCACAGGAGTTATTCCCATGAGGCTGAAAGAAGTGGTCATTTCTCTGTCACTAGAAGAAGCCCAAAAGGTGCTCGAAATTGACCTTGACGGAGATGCTTCAGATGCTATTCAATTTATTCGTCAAGTGCTTGCCAAAAGAGTAAGAAAAGCTCTAAAAACAAAGTGAAAGCCGGTTTTTGAGGCTGGATTCAGCCCATCTCAGTTCAGGGAATTCTCAAAGTAAACACTCCTAAGATAGAAGGAGAAACCATGCCTGTGCTTAACGTTTCCCAGGAAGAATACCTTAAAATGAAGGCTATCGTTATGGACAGGGATAAAGAGGAAGCACTGGCGTTAATTAAAGAATTCCTCAAAAGACTTGAATTGGAGGAAATAAAAGCCTTAAAGTCCCATCTTGATTAGACACTTTTCTCTTTCGGTAAACCAGACATTCAAAAATTCTAAAAAGGAGAAAAGATCCATGAATTTTCAAGATATAATTTACGAAAAAAAAGACCGAATTGCTCGCATTTCCATAAACCGTCCACATAAATACAATGCCTGCACTCCCGTGACTCTTTACGAACTGACAAAAGCCTTCATTGATGCATGGACGGATAAAAATGTGGGCGTGGTAGTTTTTACCGGTGAGGGAGACAAAGCCTTCTGCACAGGCGGAGATCAAAGCATCAGAGGGCTTGGAGGATACGAAGGTTACAGTGCAAAGGAACTGGAAGGCACCATAGCAGCTCTTCCTCTAGAAGTAGGCTGGCAGTTTGTGACTTTCCTCATCCGTCACATACCCAAA
The sequence above is drawn from the Thermodesulforhabdaceae bacterium genome and encodes:
- a CDS encoding (Fe-S)-binding protein; this translates as MLLKSYRKEIFLPECNPRFQSLHCIAHLDQDIGEVIPYLNSELGGYQYTVDPPSVTFKHHGKLITIHPRAIAVNALNDENEADKILEWLKGQINDIWERRHEIQPKFEGMKKPNIVEIIKYLPKTNCKKCGLPTCMVFAVQLGEGGRRIEQCPELSPAQRAALEKYFEPFARYLE